From a region of the Euwallacea similis isolate ESF13 chromosome 3, ESF131.1, whole genome shotgun sequence genome:
- the LOC136419903 gene encoding granzyme M-like — protein MIPKLTCLLVVLVVFTAIKPNALACEVVASGEHPYIVWVDGGKIDYCIGILIQREYVITLAECFYGDPIATVFLGHDISPLLQHREINIEFSKEILFNDSLALVKLQGLLYMKEPIQKATLLSKTESLMLESLSQTSTVQATLLNFISHNVIPYQIHLLDQNICNYFYGKNLSSKGKYCIRYDTFPDGELLHQIGSPTTIGGKVFGLLLPPKKGFERDMFRFVLSLEPYMDWIEKETQSFQDLQLHEQITCLKRIDDRITASIQDMKQEIARALNRISKLEQKAKTNSVPTEDPFYFRGSGSGYYDEEGFEA, from the exons ATGATTCCTAAACTTACGTGTTTACTAGTGGTACTTGTAGTTTTTACGGCGATAAAACCG aacGCTCTAGCATGTGAGGTGGTAGCTAGTGGGGAACACCCTTATATCGTCTGGGTCGATGGTgggaaaattgattattgcaTTGGTATTCTTATTCAACGAGAATATGTTATTACTCTCGCTGAGTGCTTTTACGG GGACCCTATCGCGACGGTTTTCCTTGGGCACGATATCTCTCCTCTACTACAGCACcgagaaataaatattgaattctctaaagaaattctttttaatgacTCACTGGCTCTAGTGAAACTGCAAGGTCTATTATATATGAAGGAACCTATCCAAAAAGCCACGTTGCTATCAAAGACAGAAAGCCTCATGTTAGAATCTCTGTCTCAAACATCCACTGTTCAAGCCACTCTTTTGAACTTTATTTCCCATAATGTAATACCATACCAAATCCACTTGTTAGATCAAAACATATGCAACTATTTCTATGGTAAAAATTTGTCGtctaaaggaaaatattgCATAAGGTACGATACCTTCCCAGATGGGGAACTTCTGCATCAGATAGGAAGTCCTACGACCATTGGAGGGAAGGTGTTTGGCTTGCTACTTCCTCCTAAAAAAGGTTTCGAACGAGACATGTTCAGATTTGTTTTAAGCTTGGAGCCCTACATGGATTGGATCGAAAAGGAGACTCAGTCATTTCAAGATCTGCAACTGCACGAACAAATCACCTGTTTAAAAAGGATTGATGACCGTATAACCGCTAGCATCCAAGATATGAAGCAAGAAATTGCAAGGGCTCTTAATAGAATTTCGAAACTAGAACAGAAAGCAAAAACCAATAGTGTTCCAACTGAAGAcccattttattttagaggAAGTGGTTCAGGGTATTATGACGAGGAAGGTTTCGAGGCATAA